In Runella sp. SP2, the genomic window AATGAAACCTGTTGATTTATAATCATGAAAAAGATAATCTTTGTGCTTTGCCTTAGTGTTTGCTCCTGGGCGACGCAAGCGCAGTCGAAAGATGAAACAGCAGTAACCAACGCCGTAGAAGCGCTCAAAAAAGCGATGATTGACGCTGACAAAACTGCCCTCGAAAACCTTGCTGCCGACGGCCTTAGCTACGGGCATTCAAGCGGCAAAGTGGAAGACAAAGCCGAGTTTGTTCGTGCCATTGTGAGCGGAGAATCTGACTTTGTTACGATTGATTTGACCGAGCAAACCATCAAAATTGTGGGTAACAGCGCCATCGTTCGTCATAAGCTTTTTGCCAAAACCAACAACAAAGGACAAGCAGGAACCGCTAACATTGCGATTTTGCTAGTTTGGCAAAAACAAAAAGGACAGTGGAAATTGCTGGCACGCCAAGCGGTTAAGCTTTAATAAGTGGGTCAGGTTGCTCAACCTCCCGAAAGTTCAAAACTTTCGGGAGGTTTTTTTTTGGAATTTTCGGGAGGTTTTTTTTTATTTCAAATGTAATGTCCCAAAAGAATCAGGGCGGTGGAATCTAGGCGTAGTACCGCTCATAGTTGGGTTCCAACACAAAAAGGCGCAATCGGCAGGGCTACATTTCCAGTCGGCATTCGCATGAGATTGAAGCGAAACAATGCGGTAAAAATTGAAACGATAGGTGTCCTTCTTTCCTCCTAACAGCGCCCACGGAATCTGCATTTTGCCTGACCACGTATCGCCTGCGGCCTTCACTTCATGTTTTATTTCCGCTTTTTCGTAAGGCACAAACGTCAAATTTTGCGGGGCTTCTTTCGTCGGGTTTTCAATCCATCCCACAAAAAGAGCGTTATTGGGGTTAATTTCTAGTTCCAAATACCGCATCGGAATGGCTTCACCTTCGGCGATAAACAACTCAAACACTTCCTGATTCCACATGTCAGTATTGTGTCCTCGGTAGGTATTTTCTTTCCAAAAAGGGTTCTGTTGGCATTCAAAATCAATGTACAAATAGGTGTCGTCGTAGCGAAGTTTTACGTGGGTAGGCTGCGGAGCTGTACGGCCGTCGGTAGCGTATTTGAATTGTGTTTCGGGCAACGTCAGCCATTGTTGGGAAGTTAATGTAACAGAAGGATTAGCAAGATTCATAAGAAACAACGATAGTAGAAAACTGTACATAATTGGCTAATAATTAACGGCTCCGTCTTTTTTAAAAGGTTTGCCCGACCACGCCTTCTTTTGCGTCCATTCGGCATCTGCATTACTCCAAAACGGGTCGGTAGCAGGCAAGCCGAGGGGTAAAAACCCTAATGTTGTCAGATACATACTTCCTGAGTTTGAGTAAGAATCAGCAATTGTGGGTTGATGTCCCGCAAAGCCCAGCGTCAGCCAGCCTTCTTGGTCAAATACCCCTTCTTGCGAAAACATTCGCTTGATGACGGCCGTCAAGGCACAACGCGCCTGCGACGGACTGACGTTTTCGGGTAGCTGATGAATCAACGCGGCGTGCGTCAACGACTGAAATGCAGCTACGCGGTACGTAATACTACGGCCAAAGGCAGGAAATGTACCTTCGGGGGAGATTAAACGTTCCAAAAAATCGGCATGGCGCTGCATTCGTTTTACGGCTCGCGTGTAGCGTTCTTGCAGGGCTTGGTGATTGCCCGATGGCGCTTGACGGTTGACTTCCAGCCACGTTTGCAGTACATCCACCAGCATAGGTTGTATCACAAACGAATTATAATAATCAATGTGAAACACTTCACCATCTTTGAACCAACCATCACCCACGTACCACTCCTCTATTTTTCGTACCCCAAACTCAATGCGGTAACGGTCGGCATTTTCGCCAATTGACCACAGAAAAGCTTCCACAATGGCCGCAAAAAGTACCCAATTGTTGTTCGGCGGAACCACTCGACGCAGTAGCGTAAATTCTTCAATTACCCGTTTTTGAGTAGTAGCATCCAGTGGCTTCCAGAGCGCCTCGGGCGCTTTGAGAAACGCCTGCGCCAAAAAGGCCGCGTCCACCAGCGTTTGGCCTTCTTTCCGCCACAGCATGTAGTCAGGTGAGTCGGGGTTAACGCTGTTTTCGATGCTTTTGAGGGCATATTGTTTGAGTTTTTTGCGCAATGTACCTTCTTCGGTATCGTCATCGGGCAACGCCAACCAAGGCGCTACGCCCACAATGGTACGGCCAAAAGCCTCCAAGTACGCCACTTTGGCATTTCGGTTGTCCCATGTAGGGCTAAACTCCACTTTCCAGTTTTTGACCAGCGTGTGTTGGCTCAAATTTTTCAGGACGGGTTCGGCGATTTTGTAAAGTAACTTGGCCCAGTACAAGCGCACGTTTTCGGCGGCGGGTTGCGATGGCTTTTGCCAATTCAGCACACCCCATCCCAAGGCCGCGTTGGTGTGGAGAAAATTTCGTCGGTTCATTGGTAGGGATAAAAATTAGCGTTTGCGCCTTGAATCAACAATGTTCAGCACATGAATAATTTGTTGTTCTTCCAAAACGCTGTAATAAACTAAGTAGTGGGGTTTGACTCTAAACTCACGAACGGAGCTTAAAAGTTCATGTTTTCGACCAGCATAAGGCTGCTGTACAAGCATATCAACGGTATCAATTAGAAATTCTGAAAAGTTGTGAGAAGCTTCAAAACCCCATTTATCTAACAGATATACCAATATTTCCCTAATATCTTCTTGGGAATTTGGCGAATAAATTATTTGGAAAGCCATTCGTTTACCTTGTTTCGCAACTCATCACTTCTCACTCCTTCGGCTGGGTTTTGTTGTAACGAAGTGGTCAAAGTTTGTACAAACGCAGGGGTACTACTATCAAAATGAATTTCTCGACTCTGAAAAAAGAAATTAAGATTGGCGTACAAATCTTCAATATCCTGCTCATCGGTTAGCAAGTCAATTTGTTGATGTATTTTTTCTTTTAGCTCAATCACCGACATCGTCTTACTTCTTTTAGTTTTAATCAAAATTAGAGAAAAATGTCAGAAATGCAAACTTACCCCTGCTCACTCCAACACTTTCAAACACACAGGCATCGAGACCTTGATTTCTTTGCCAGTGGGCGTCAATTTGCCCGTTTTGGCATCTCGACTAAAAATCACGACGTTGTCTGTGTCTTGATTTGCCACAAGCACCCATTTCCCTGTAGGATCAATCATAAAATTGCGGGGTGTTTTTCCGAGCACATCTTGGTTTCCTACGTAGGTAAGTTCGCCCGTTTTGGGGGCGATGCTATAAATGACCAAGCTCTCTTGGGCGCGGTTAGAGCCGTACAAAAACTTCCCATCGGGCGAAACGTGGATATCGGCGCACCACATACGCCCCGTGTAGCCACTGGGGAGCGTCGTCACCGTTTGTACGGGGGTTAATTTCCCTTTTTTGTACTCAAAACGCGTCATCGTTGCGTCCAGTTCGTTGATAACGTATGCCCATTTTCCGTTGGGATGAAACGTAAAGTGACGCGGCCCAGCCCCAGGGGTAGCCGCCGTAAATGCAGGATTGCCAGGGGTAAGGCGTCCTGCTTTGGTATCAAGGGTATAAGTCATAATTTTGTCCATGCCCAAATCAGGCACAAATACATCGACGTTGTTAGGCGCAACATTAATAGAATGGACATGTGCTTTCTCTTGACGTGCCTCATTCACGCTTTTGCCTTCGTGCTGAATAGTTTGGGTAGCCACTCCCAACGAGCCGTCGGCCTGCACGGGTAATATACTCAAACTACCACCGCCGTAGTTTCCCACCATCACCCACTTTCCTGTTTTGTCAGTCGCCACGTGACAGGGGCCATTTCCTCCCGCCGATTGGGTATTGATGAACGTCAATGCTCCTGTATTTTTATCGAATGAGTACGAATTAACCGCTCCGCCATTGACTTCCGCAACCGAATACACAAAACGTTTATCGGGTGAAATAGCCAAAAAAGAAGGGTTTTTAACCCCTTTGGCAATGCTTACTGGGCTAAAATCGCCCGTTTCGGTATTGAATTTATAGACATAAATACCTTCGCTGGTTTTGGTTGTGTAGGTACCAATAAAGAGGTACTTATCGGCGTTTTGTCCCCACGCACAAACATTGAACATTGCCAGCAGGCCGACCAGTAAGAAATTGCTTCGTTTCATTCTGTGTATGTTTATAAAAGTAAAAAGCGAACTCAGTGAGAGTCCGCTTTTTAAAGGATTTATAGCTACTTTCTTACTTCTACCGCCCTAATTTCAGCTTCATCGGTTGCAGTTTTTTGGCTCGTCCTACTTCTTTACCGTCCACAAATACACGCAAACCTTTGCCTTTTTGATAGTGTTTTCCCGTTTTATCCCAAAGCACGGTTACGCTTTTTCCGTGGTACAAAACTTTGTCCAAACAAAACCAATCCCACTGATTTTGAGGAACTAACGGACGAATCTCTAAAATATCATCCGCACGGGGTTTGAGCCCTACCAAGTCGCTGATAATCAAATCGGCATAACCCGAGTGGTTATAAAACTTACTGCGGGGATCATCGCCTTTGAGCCATCGACCATTTTTCTCGTCTTGGTATTCTCCGAGGTATAACTTGCCATTCATCTGGTGCGAACGTGCATAACGGTGAAGCTCGTCGTAGAATACCTGCGGCGTCATGCTCCCGTGGTTTTTGTAGTTGTTAAGCAGATTTGAGAGCCCTCGTAGCGTTTGTGTGGTGGCAAAAGGCCACACGGGGCCGTCCCACTCGCAGCCATGCCCCGAACCGTGCGTCCGAAACAACGGGTGTCGGCGCTCGGCGGTCGTCAATCCCCAAGGAGCCCGAAACCCCGTCGTATCGGTAAGTTGTTCCCATTGTCTGGCGTAGTTTGGGGCATCGTCGGGCAGGTTGAAGTACCACGGGATAAAACCAATGGCCTCGCGGGCTTGGTCGAGGTGGCCGTTTTCGTGTTTTACTTTAAAAAATGAGGCTGATTCATCCCACAAGTTTTCGTGAACGAGGCGTTTGAGCGTTTCGGCTTTTTGCTCGTATTTCTGGCGTAGGGTATCATTGCCCACAATCGCCGCCATGCGCGATAATGCAACAGCATTTCCGTACATGTAGCTGTTGATAGTCGGACGGATATTTTTTTCTTTTCGCGAACCACTTATCGACTCTTCCATGGCATCGCGGACGTCAAACTGCCAAAAAAGCTGCGTTGGGAGCATTTTCTCCGTTTCCCATTTTCGGTAATCGGCTTCTAAGTCGAGCAATGTCTTTTGTAAAAAAGCTTTATCTAAATTTACCAAATATCGCCCATATACCGCATCGTCCACCCAGCTACTAAAGGCATGAAAACGTTGAACGCTATGTTTAGGGTCAACGTACAGCCAAAACGAAATGTAATCATTGAGGTACTGCGGATTGTGCAGCCATCGCCCTTCGTAAATGTGGTGACCCAAGGCGCTGCTAATGGCGTTGTGCTTACCCGCGTGGTTGACTTTGGTGATAAATTCGGTAAAAATAAAGCCATCAGGCGTTTGTTTGAGGTGCTTTCGAAACGACCACCAACGGTAGTTATAGACCGTCCGAATGACAGAATCGGGGCAATCAAACAATGGAACGTTTTTAGAAAGCCATTCAAATGATTGTTCGTTGGTAATGTAATTCTTTACGGCTTCCTCGTCGATGGAATTAAAATAAGCAACGTCTTTTTTGAGTGCGTCGGTGGTTAAAACTGTTGCCTTTTGAGCGAAGCCTTGAAGGAACAAGAGGCAAAAGGCGAAGAGCAAAGGGCAAGAGGCAAGGGGCAAGGGGCAAATTTGCAAGGGATAAAGGGCAAGGGGTGTTTTATTTTTTTTCGTGGACATAGATTCAATCTTTTATTTGTTATTTTGGCCTCTGGCCAGATACTATTCAAACAGCCAATCAATATTCTTCTTGTTACCTGCCATACCCGCGTCGAAAACGGGGATAGTTTGGTTTCCTTTCACAAAGCCCAACAAAAGACACACTCCTTTGCCCAGATTTACGGTATGCGTTCCTGCTCCAAACGAATACGCGTGGACATTAGCAGGTGGCAAACCATTGACCAAAACAGCATTTGAGATTTTGATTTCGGCTTGCCCGTAGTCGTTGGCGCTGGCGTCGGTTTCTAACTCGGGGGGTGGTAAATAACTGGCTTTCTTTTCGTTGAAAAACCCAACCAATAACTTCACAGGTTCTTGTGCTGTGAAAGTGAGCGATGTACGTTGCGACTGTAGTTGATTTTTGGCTAACTTAATTCCTTTCAACGCCTGTAATTCGGGCGCAATTCCGCTAATCACCGCCACCGTATCACTAAACACGGCTTGTCCTTTTACCGCCGAAAACCACGCTGCCTGCGGGCTTTGTAGGGTTACTTCGGCGGGTTGTAATATTACCAATTGCTTGGTGGTCTGCGAACTATGGGTTTTGAGCGAATCTATTTTATACTTAAACGTTTTCAACTCTTTTTCATAAACAGGCAGCATTTCTGTCCACGTTTTGTACGCACCCTCAAACCCACGCATCGGAATTTTACGCTGCTGCGTTTGCATACTGTTGGCATACAAATAAGTATCTTTGGTCAAGACAACGAGCTTGGCGTAATGATTGACGCTTTTCTCCAAATGCGGCAACGCCTTTTCCAAATCACGAACATCGTTTGAATACTTAAAGCGCAAAG contains:
- a CDS encoding nuclear transport factor 2 family protein; its protein translation is MKKIIFVLCLSVCSWATQAQSKDETAVTNAVEALKKAMIDADKTALENLAADGLSYGHSSGKVEDKAEFVRAIVSGESDFVTIDLTEQTIKIVGNSAIVRHKLFAKTNNKGQAGTANIAILLVWQKQKGQWKLLARQAVKL
- a CDS encoding carbohydrate-binding family 9-like protein, which translates into the protein MNLANPSVTLTSQQWLTLPETQFKYATDGRTAPQPTHVKLRYDDTYLYIDFECQQNPFWKENTYRGHNTDMWNQEVFELFIAEGEAIPMRYLELEINPNNALFVGWIENPTKEAPQNLTFVPYEKAEIKHEVKAAGDTWSGKMQIPWALLGGKKDTYRFNFYRIVSLQSHANADWKCSPADCAFLCWNPTMSGTTPRFHRPDSFGTLHLK
- a CDS encoding DUF2264 domain-containing protein translates to MNRRNFLHTNAALGWGVLNWQKPSQPAAENVRLYWAKLLYKIAEPVLKNLSQHTLVKNWKVEFSPTWDNRNAKVAYLEAFGRTIVGVAPWLALPDDDTEEGTLRKKLKQYALKSIENSVNPDSPDYMLWRKEGQTLVDAAFLAQAFLKAPEALWKPLDATTQKRVIEEFTLLRRVVPPNNNWVLFAAIVEAFLWSIGENADRYRIEFGVRKIEEWYVGDGWFKDGEVFHIDYYNSFVIQPMLVDVLQTWLEVNRQAPSGNHQALQERYTRAVKRMQRHADFLERLISPEGTFPAFGRSITYRVAAFQSLTHAALIHQLPENVSPSQARCALTAVIKRMFSQEGVFDQEGWLTLGFAGHQPTIADSYSNSGSMYLTTLGFLPLGLPATDPFWSNADAEWTQKKAWSGKPFKKDGAVNY
- a CDS encoding type II toxin-antitoxin system RelE/ParE family toxin; translation: MAFQIIYSPNSQEDIREILVYLLDKWGFEASHNFSEFLIDTVDMLVQQPYAGRKHELLSSVREFRVKPHYLVYYSVLEEQQIIHVLNIVDSRRKR
- a CDS encoding lactonase family protein → MKRSNFLLVGLLAMFNVCAWGQNADKYLFIGTYTTKTSEGIYVYKFNTETGDFSPVSIAKGVKNPSFLAISPDKRFVYSVAEVNGGAVNSYSFDKNTGALTFINTQSAGGNGPCHVATDKTGKWVMVGNYGGGSLSILPVQADGSLGVATQTIQHEGKSVNEARQEKAHVHSINVAPNNVDVFVPDLGMDKIMTYTLDTKAGRLTPGNPAFTAATPGAGPRHFTFHPNGKWAYVINELDATMTRFEYKKGKLTPVQTVTTLPSGYTGRMWCADIHVSPDGKFLYGSNRAQESLVIYSIAPKTGELTYVGNQDVLGKTPRNFMIDPTGKWVLVANQDTDNVVIFSRDAKTGKLTPTGKEIKVSMPVCLKVLE
- a CDS encoding MGH1-like glycoside hydrolase domain-containing protein — translated: MSTKKNKTPLALYPLQICPLPLASCPLLFAFCLLFLQGFAQKATVLTTDALKKDVAYFNSIDEEAVKNYITNEQSFEWLSKNVPLFDCPDSVIRTVYNYRWWSFRKHLKQTPDGFIFTEFITKVNHAGKHNAISSALGHHIYEGRWLHNPQYLNDYISFWLYVDPKHSVQRFHAFSSWVDDAVYGRYLVNLDKAFLQKTLLDLEADYRKWETEKMLPTQLFWQFDVRDAMEESISGSRKEKNIRPTINSYMYGNAVALSRMAAIVGNDTLRQKYEQKAETLKRLVHENLWDESASFFKVKHENGHLDQAREAIGFIPWYFNLPDDAPNYARQWEQLTDTTGFRAPWGLTTAERRHPLFRTHGSGHGCEWDGPVWPFATTQTLRGLSNLLNNYKNHGSMTPQVFYDELHRYARSHQMNGKLYLGEYQDEKNGRWLKGDDPRSKFYNHSGYADLIISDLVGLKPRADDILEIRPLVPQNQWDWFCLDKVLYHGKSVTVLWDKTGKHYQKGKGLRVFVDGKEVGRAKKLQPMKLKLGR